TAAGGTTCTTTCAGATCAAGTTTACAGGACGATGTTTGAAGAATCCCTCCTTGTTCAGCACCAGGGCCCCATGTTTTAGctaaatgaaaattgaaatttgttcatCCACGACATGGTGCAAGatataatatagtaataaatcagaaaaaagaaaacacacaatTACCAACCTGACAATGTTAAATAGATTGTATAACTCTGAGCAGTGTGGGCAATCAAGTGCATCCTGCCAGTGATTTCTTGCCCTGCCACAACATATATTGGCTGTGAGAGAACACAGCGTAACTGATACCAGTGGGTCGTAGGTGAACCAGGGGCAGTGGTAAGCCACCTTCGAGCAGTACTGCGGATTTGGGATAATTGAGTGACAAATTGTCTTATGCAAACAATCACAAAGAAGTGATGAATGAAAAAACAGACAATATTGATCCGTAGAAGAGAACAATTACCTTCCATTGAACAGTACATCAAACCAACATGCCAACCCATGTAGCCTGGCACCCACAGTGGCTATGAATCTAAGAGGAATGTCAATTTCATATAGCTCCTCTTCCTACAGAATGAAACATGATTTGAGAACACGTGGAAGTTTCTTTCTAAACATTGATACAATATAATTCAAGAAGGAATACAACCGCGATCAGACCAAAAGGATTAATTGATGGATACAAACTACCAGGTCACATATTTCTATTAACAAGTTTCCTGTCAGAAATATGCTGGTATATATGTATTAGGTTGAGTACTTCGGTGGAAATGATATCAGTTTGTTTCACGGAAAGTGGAATTTATCAGCCAGTGGGATCTCTGGAAAGTAACCATCTAACCAAATAAAACTGAGAAGATTCTCACCTTTATTTTGGTAAAGTCTATCACATGGAACATAGGAGCAGCTATTAACAACCTTGGATCAAAAGCATCGACCACAGGCTGCatggagaagagaaaaaagtgaagtgggagaatatataataaatttattcacCACAAcgtaaattttaaaaaccatAGCAGTCCAATTTTAATCCTTTGACAACCCAATGTTTGGATCATCTTTACTGAGATCAACAAAGTACTCCCAATAAACAGTGATAGACAAGAACCCCATATTAGAAAGGCGTATGTTAGAAGGAATTCGCGAGAAAAAGAGGATTAGACCTGAGATAGTAGAGGCAGAATCGATTTTAACTAGTATTATCAATTCAGAATCGATAGGAAATATTGGCAACTCCAAAAATCATTCATGAAAACATATCAAAAGTCATAACGACTTATTGTTGGAGCACTacagacaaaaaaaatacaacatatacatgaagataattaaaaatgcaaactAATGAAAGACAaccatataattaataataataataataataataatgataatagcAAGTCTAGAAATTCAAACAAAGTATAGTCCTCAGCTTGCTACGtgaattacaaatattattctAACTCAACTTATTTGCCAGGCACTCCAACTATGTTACAACAGAAGGAGATCCTGATTTGACCCTTAGATTTAAACCATTGTCACTTCATACAAACTCTCAATAAGCATGCAAATATTTTACAAGATAATAGAAATAGGTGCCAATTTATTAAGAGACAATGAGTTTGACAGAATGGAATGCTTGCATTAGGAATGCAACAGGCAGAAAGGGAAGAAACCAAGAGAGGATTATGTCAAAACTAGAGGTAACAAgggaaaatataaacaaaaaagcCAGAACTAAATATAAAGCTGCATATGGACCAATTGAAATGCATTTTCAGCTTGCTATGAAAATGCCAAATACTATGAGTCATAGAATCATGAATTTGACACAGAATAGTATGAAAAACAGGTGATGTTGCAACTCAAACACGAAAAATGCATTCATATGTCTAAGTGAACAAAACAATAACTAATGTCGTCTCTAAGTGAAATGTGAGCCTTATGATCTCTAGAAACAGATATCACATATAATGTGCAAGGGGATCACCAACAAACATTTTAGACATGTTCCAAATACACCCCCTATTCTTATCGGAATGGACCAATTGGAAatcttcatttcaatttttgaaacCAAGCTAGATGGATGATACCTGAGAAAAGTATCCTTGAAAGGCAGTACCATGTAAGGGCGTCAAATCAACACCATAATAGTTTTGTTGCTGCCAAAACAGTGCCTGAACGGTAAAATAGAACAACATTGATCAATGAAATCagaaaagaagaatattatatcttaaaaatgaTTAACAAGGATAATTTCTCTTATCAACTATCACTAAAAGAATGTTATATAATGGTACAAGTCTGAAAGCAAATTTAAAAACCAACATCCAACAAATAGGGTTCTACAAAGCCAAAATAATTGTTCTTCTAGAAAGCAGGATCTTTCGAGCACTGTAATCCAGTTACATCATTGAACTAAAAGAAGTGCAAGGTGTAAGAAATTAATGTGTCtgtaaaacaacaaataattccACACCTTATTAGCAATTTCAACGAACAAATATTCATCACTAAAAGGAGCCATGTGAATCCTGCAGCAGTAATAAAGGTTAGGAGcagaaaaataaatcacaaaaggggaaaaagaagagaaagtttGCTTCAAATCACCTTCCTACACTAGGAAACATTTTCCCATTAGGGGTGAGAAACCTATCCCTTGCAATGACATAAGACTCGAGCATTCTTTCATTGACTAACAAGGTGCCTGCACAACAATGGAGAAACCTCCCTGACTAATAAATTCTgaacaaaattattaagaaacCGCTGATCCCCATACAACACTCAGCCTTTCCAAATTCCTATGACAACTTATCTCAACTCAACACCACAAGGCAGCAGCAGAAAAATCTATTGACAAAAATTTAACTTATGCATGGACTACACAGTAGTCAATTGCAAATAGCAGAAAAGAGTAGCCACCTCCAAAATAACTACAGTTGCAATGACAAACTGAGTATGGTTACAGACCATGTGGGTCATAGAGCCTTGTCTACTGAGGGTACAAATGTAGGAGCATTTGCAACCTGTGGTCTGACAAATGCCTTAGGAGCAGCAGGGGGGCACTCTATTGCAGCACCCTGCCTGCACTATGGACAACTTTAATGGATTATCAAGATCATTCTCTAATTGACAAAAGTAAAACAGAAGCTCACCCATGGGCTCAGAGATCAGAATATCAGCTCTCTCAGGCAGTTCAACATCCTCAACTTTGCCTTTAATAACCTATATGTAAACATATCACTTGACATAGCCCTGAACAATCAGATAACTAATGAACAATGACTACTAAAGGAAGCTATGGAAAAATCTTACTGTAATTCGTTGGCCAAGTATTGGGTTCCCAGCTATAAGTTTCCGTGCATATTCTGCCATTTCAGATGCTTCCACAGCATAAACATGTTTTGCACCTGCCTGGAAACAAGACAGACCAATAATGAAACACACCATttcttacaaaagaaaataagagtagTTCCAGTCTTTCTATTGTCTAGAGTTACAAATTGTTCCTTATGAAACAAGAGAAATTACCCACTTCTTGAAAAAGTATTATGTGGGCTCAGGAAGCAAACTCCAAACCTTAAAACCTAACAAAGTTAGTTATTGACACGATTTCACTGTCAGGGaaatgtgattcttttttaGCTTTGAGCAGAAATATaggaatttcaattttaaaaagaagtttCTAAAGTCATGGTGAATATCTATTGACACTCAGATTGTTAAACTCATTTGCAATTCCAGAGTACTTCAGGGAGCAATTGATTGATTTTTCATTGCTGCAGAGAGTAGAGATTATTATAAtgacatatttaatatttatgattattatttaattactttgctATAATCTCTAATATTAATTGCTCGAGGAAGCAAGCCTTTGTAATTCATATTACTTACAAACTAAGGTGGAACAAATTTTTGCCAAAGAATTATACCTATTAGGATTCAAATGATATACATTAAAactaattgttatattttattttttttattgtgatgcAATTTTTTGTACTTACATGCATATTACATATAAGATAGAGTGTCACATGACAAGTAAAAGGAATCAAAAGCATGAGAATTGCTGCTGTAGAACAGAGTGCCACATCAAAGTGATGGAGTTACTGTGAAATAGGAAGTCTGACATCAATAGTAAATTTTGAAGATTAATtgagataaaattgaaattaaataatttacatacCAAAAAAGActaaagtccaagtatcattaaGGACAAAATTTAGAGAGTCTGTTTGCAAAAGATGTCAAGTTTAGTGGAGTTCAAGTGTTTCCTCCCTTGAAGTATAAAATTTctgacaaattttatttcttttgtgaaTGTTTCTTTGTTGGTTCAGCTAGCCAGGCcatgtgatattttttaattttagtcctCTGCACCAGTCATGGTCCAATGTTTAGTAGTGATAAAACTAAATGTTAGAAGAAAGATTGGACAGGAAAGTCACAGAATTTTTAAGCAATCTCATTTGCCATATAAACTTTGCAGATTAGAGAGTTAAACTACCTGGGCTGCAAATAATGACAAAATTCCACTACCAGCACCAACATCAACTACTACACGGCCCATGAAATCTGAACGATT
This DNA window, taken from Vigna radiata var. radiata cultivar VC1973A chromosome 5, Vradiata_ver6, whole genome shotgun sequence, encodes the following:
- the LOC106762521 gene encoding probable histone-arginine methyltransferase 1.3 isoform X1; this encodes MNLVEEKRKQREFALVSVSEVSSSSSSASPGVAVFAGDRLQIRNQSNRIILSAHLTDVQPFRLGPTESVCMVEGSDADKQTSYSSGVAIQFRNEEDSEAFHCVFQQWKKEFNVQGGNLPNGTNEITSKSKFDEKIESSSAKMYFHYYGQLLHQQNMLQDYVRTGTYYAAVIENRSDFMGRVVVDVGAGSGILSLFAAQAGAKHVYAVEASEMAEYARKLIAGNPILGQRITVIKGKVEDVELPERADILISEPMGTLLVNERMLESYVIARDRFLTPNGKMFPSVGRIHMAPFSDEYLFVEIANKALFWQQQNYYGVDLTPLHGTAFQGYFSQPVVDAFDPRLLIAAPMFHVIDFTKIKEEELYEIDIPLRFIATVGARLHGLACWFDVLFNGSTARRWLTTAPGSPTTHWYQLRCVLSQPIYVVAGQEITGRMHLIAHTAQSYTIYLTLSAKTWGPGAEQGGILQTSSCKLDLKEPYYRMSQPQAYPLNQDQQPQVLLPTQDINIQSQDLDELEMMQQPSPKSCAQIDSLMQNA
- the LOC106762521 gene encoding probable histone-arginine methyltransferase 1.3 isoform X2, which translates into the protein MNLVEEKRKQREFALVSVSEVSSSSSSASPGVAVFAGDRLQIRNQSNRIILSAHLTDVQPFRLGPTESVCMVEGSDADKQTSYSSGVAIQFRNEEDSEAFHCVFQQWKKEFNVQGGNLPNGTNEITSKSKFDEKIESSSAKMYFHYYGQLLHQQNMLQDYVRTGTYYAAVIENRSDFMGRVVVDVGAGSGILSLFAAQAGAKHVYAVEASEMAEYARKLIAGNPILGQRITVIKGKVEDVELPERADILISEPMGTLLVNERMLESYVIARDRFLTPNGKMFPSVGRIHMAPFSDEYLFVEIANKALFWQQQNYYGVDLTPLHGTAFQGYFSQPVVDAFDPRLLIAAPMFHVIDFTKIKEEELYEIDIPLRFIATVGARLHGLACWFDVLFNGSTARRWLTTAPGSPTTHWYQLRCVLSQPIYVVAGQEITGRMHLIAHTAQSYTIYLTLSAKTWGPGAEQGGILQTSSCKLDLKEPYYRMSQPQAYPLNQDQQPQVLLPTQSVCLSGYKHPISRFG